From the Ferviditalea candida genome, the window CCGCCGCTTGAACTGACGGTATAAAACGGTAATCAAAGGAGAAGGTGAACGAGGATGAAGGAAATGATCATGAATGTAATGAAGGCGAAAGGGATTCAAGTTCCCGAAGGCGATTATGAGTTTCTGACCGGTCAATGGGAAGGTTTGATGGAGTTGAAGCGAGCCGTCACAGAAGACATAGAGGGAGCCGAAGACATCGCCCTGAGGCATATTCCTGTGGGAGGGATTGAACATGAGTAAAGAATTGGCTTCAATGGCCATTGAGGAACTGGCTCCTTTGATTCAGTCGAAGGCCGTTTCTCCGGTTGAAGTGACGGAATCCGTGCTGGAGAGGGTTAAGGCCCTCAACCCTCAAATCAATGCTTATATTTCGGTTGATGAGGAAAAAGCCATCGCATCGGCTAAGCATGCGGCGCTGGACATTATAACAGGGAATTACCGAGGACCGCTTCACGGCATTCCGATGGCGCTGAAGGATATTTTATTCTTTAAAGATGAAGTGACGACGGTCGGCTCGAAGATTCATCAAAGCTTTAAAGCGGAATACGATGCCGCGGTCGTTTCCAAATTGAAGGAAGCCGGTGTCGTATTCACAGGAAAATTAAATATGCATGAATACGCGTGGGGAGCGACGACCGACAACCCCCATTACGGGCCATGCCGAAATCCTTGGGATTTGAACAAGATTCCGGGCGGCTCGAGCGGCGGCTCCGGGGCTGCCGTGGCCGCCGACATGACGATTGCATCGCTGGGGACGGACACCGGCGGTTCGATTCGAATTCCGGCTTCGGCCAACGGGATCGTCGGTTTGAAGCCGACGCACGGAAGGGTCAGCAAATACGGATGTTTCCCGCTGGCCTGGTCGCTCGATCATATCGGCCCGATGGTGAAAACCGTGCGCGATGCGGCGATCGTGCTGGAGGCGATCGCGGGTTATGATCCGAATGATCCGACCACGGTCGACGTTTCGGTCGCTCATTATACTGATTACTTGTCCGAGGATATTCGCGGAATGGTCATCGGGATCAATGAAGAGTACTTTTTCAATGATGTGGATCCGCAGGTGGAAGCCTTGGTCCGCAACGCCGTCGAGATATTGCAGGAAATGGGTGCGGAAGTCAAAACCGTCAGCATTCCCGGCTTGAAGTATGTGGCCTATGCTGAAATGATGACCATTTTGGCGGAAGCCAGCGCGATTCATCATTACAACTTAAAAACAAGGCCTCAAGACTTTGGGGAGGATGTCCGGCTGCTTCTGGAATTGGGAGAATTGCCGAGCGCCGTCGATTATCTGCAGGCTCAGCAGCTGCGGCTGCGGTTGAATCGCGATTTTAACGCTGCGTTCGGCTCGGTCGATGTGCTGGTGACGCCGACACTGCCGTTTATCCCGACGGACATCGGGCAGGACCGGCTTATGCTGAACGGCCGGATGGTTAACTTTTTGGACCATGTCATCCGATTCACCGCTCCCGGAAATCTGACCGGACTGCCTTCCCTGTCCATACCGTGCGGTTTGAGTCAAGGAATGCCCGTCGGCATGCAGATCATGGGCCCGGCATTCAAGGAGGAAACGTTGCTGCAGGTGGCATATGCCTTTGAAAAAGCAAATCCGCTGAAAACCAAGCCGTACTTATCCAAGGAATTTCAGGTTTAAAGATAAAGAAGCGCAGCCTGCCTTCATCAAGGGAAATATTGGATCGCTCACTATGGAGTAGATACGCCATGGGGCAATTTAACCTAGTCGAAGTGGGCAATGTTTCAGTATTCCTATCAGGGTATGTTGCCGGCATCACTGGAAACACCGTCGACGAGAAAATAAATTGAAAAATCCGTTTTTAGATGAATTGGGAGTATTGTTTAAACTGGAAACCTCAGCACCAGTTCGTAAAATTAAAGAATGACTCACCCATTAACTAAAAGTCTCTGAAGAATAGGATGCCGGCCCATAATTTGCTTTAAATGGGCAACTGTAAAGCAAAAAGAGCGAAATTTCGTGGGGATCTACCCGCGAACTTCGCTCTTTTTTACTAAATCAATGACGATTTTTCTTTTTAAATCACGATCTCTACCTTTAAACAGTCTGTTGGATTTGGGCTCTCAATTGTCGGGTGGCTTCCATGTCAATTGTCAGATTATCGCGGATGACAACCCCGTACAACTCCTTCGCTTTCTCGATCGTCGTGTAATTGTCGAGAATATCCTCCAGCACTTGCTTCGGTTCGCGTTCATATGCATTTCCATAACCGGCCGCACACGGGGTGCGAATCTCAAGAATGTCGCCTTTGCGGATTTTATAGTTGGTCAGCTTGGCATGCAGATTTTTTTCCTTTTCTGTTCCGGGATTCAGCTTCATCGATCCCGTCAAGCCGTCCTGTCCTCCGAATACGCCGCGCGGCTGGTCGGTATGCCGGTCGCCTTCACCGGAGAATAAGCTGTCAGTCAAGAACTCCCAGGTCCGCACGATGCCGATTCCTCCGCGCCACTTACCGGCAGCCGCCCCTTCCTCTCTGAGCTCATAACGTGTGCATCGCATCGGCAGGCGCATTTCCAGTTCTTCGATGGGGTTATTTCGAGTATTGGCGATCAGATTATCCACGCTGTCCAATCCGTCTTTTCCATAGCGGCCGCCGTAGGAGCCTTCATTGACTTCGATGTAGACCCAATATTCGCCGGAATCTTCTTTGACGCCTGCATAGGAGTTAAAGTGGACATGGGCGGAATTTCCGGCCGTTGTCTTGTCGGGCAGCACCTCGGAAAGCGCCAGATTGATTTGATCGGCCAAACGCTGCACCTGATTGATCCGGGCCGTGCAGGCGGCCGGCGGCTTTGGATTCCAGATGCTTCCGTAGGGGGCTTCGACCTTGATCGGCTTGAAAATGCCGCTGTTTTGGGGGATGAATACCTCCGAATTGGCTTCATCCAGCAGGATCGCGCGGACGATCGTGTAGGTCGCCGGCAGGGTTGATCCGGAATACGGCACATTGTATGCGGTTTCCACTTGATCGGAGCTGCCCGATAAATCTACTATCATATCGCTGCCTTCGACTCTGATGCTGGTTTCGATGCGCAGCCGTTCGCCGTAATTTCGCCCGTCGTCATCCAGCCATCCGGTCGGGGCTTTATAGACGCCGTCGGGGATTTTCTCGATCTCCTTGCGCAGCATTTCTTCCGAATATTCCATCCAGCGCTTTTCCGCGGCTTGCACGGTTTCCAGGCCGTATCGGTGAACCAGCTCAAGATAGCGCTTTTTGCCAAGCTTCGCGGAGGCGATCATGGCTTCAACGTCGCCCTTGTTCTCTTTCGGTGTCCGGACGTTTTCAAAAATGTGCCGCCAAATCTCCTCGTTCCGTTCACCCTTGTCATAAATTTTAACCGCATTGTAATGCTTGCCTTCGGCATATACGTCGATGACATCGACCATCAATCCCGGAGACATTCCGCCGACATCAAGCACATGTCCGGTATTCGCGGCGAAAGCGATGAGTTCGCCTTCATGGAAAATCGGGATGATGATGGCAAGATCCGGGGTATGGGAGGCGCCGTGATAAGGGTTGTTGTGCAGAATAATATCCCCGTCATGAATATTGTCTCCGAGAAAATGGCGGACGCCCTGTATGTAACCGGGCAAAGAACCGATATGCATCGGAGTGGAATCGCTTTCGCACAATTCGTTGCCCTCGGGATCAAACAATCCGGCTCCAAGATCCTCCGACTCGCGAATAATGCTCGAATAGGCCATGCGGTAAAGCACCAAGGCCATCTCTTTGGCAATTGCGTTGAACGATCCGGCGATAACTCCCAAGGTGACGGGGTCAATGCCGACTTTCTTTTGTTCAGCCATATCCATGCTATCTCCTTTCAATACGGATGTTGTACACGTGCATATCAATTTGAAATGGAAGCGAATATCTCAAATTTCTTTTCGATTTTTTTCCGGATATCGATCACGATATTTCCGTAAACGTCGAACCTGGCCGTACAATCCGGCGGCAATAAAGTGGTGCTGTCTTTCTGCTGAATTACTGCAGGGCCCGACAATGTCGTTCCGACAGGCACGTCTTCGCGATTGATGAACGGGGTTTTCACCTTTTGCAGCTGATCTCTGATCCAGAAATAAACGGGATAAGCGGGATAAGCGTTTGCGGAAAAATTCTCCTTCGGCTGGTTGACAAAGGCTTGTTCCTTGTCCGATTTTACCAGACCGACGCCGATGACGCGGACGTTGATCGCAACCACCTCCTGATCCGGGAACTGGCTCGCATATTCACGCTCATGGACTTGGTGGAATCTTTGAATGACTTCCTTCACCCACTCCTCGTTCATTTCTCCATCCGGCGCATCGACGCGCAGCTCGTAGCCCTGTCCCGCATAACGGCAATCGCATACGCGGCGCAGCATGATTTGGTCATCGGCGATTCCGTCGGCTTTCAGGGCTGCAATCGATTCGGTTTCGAGCCTTTCAATCACGGAAGCAATTTTCGGAACATCGGGGTGGGTAAGGCTTGCCCAAAGCGTATTGACCTTCTCATAGGCAATATCTGTGGCAAGCAGACCCATTGCCGCAGTGATCCCCGGATATGGCGGAACCACGACGAACGGGATGTTCAATTCCTCGGCAATGTCGCAGGAAAATAACGGTCCGGCCCCGCCGGCCGCGACCAGCGTGAAATCGCGGGGGTCGTAGCCTTTGCGCACGCTGTTCATTTCAATCGCGTTGACCATATTGTGGGTCATGATTTTCAGCGCCCCTGCTGCAGCGTCCACCGTTGTCATGTTCAGCTTCGAGGCAATGTGTTCATCAAACGCTTGATAGGACAGCTCAGGCACAATTTGCATCGAACCGGCAAGCCGGCTTTCCGGATGAATGCGGCCGAGGATGACGTTCGCGTCTGTGGAGGTCGGAACCGTCCCGCCTTGATTGTAGCAGGCCGGTCCGGGGGCTGCGCCTGCGCTTTGCGGTCCGACACGGAAAATCCCGCCCTCATCGACGTATGCGATCGATCCCCCGCCGGCGCCGATCGTATCAATGTCAACCATCGGAACCATCGCATTGTATTGGCCGATTCGCGTGTCCAGCAAATGGCGCATGCGCATTTCCCCGTTCGGCGCGACCCCGATATCTGCCGAGGTGCCTCCGATATCCAATGTGATCACGTTGTCGAAGCCGGAATTTTTCGCTGCCTTGATACCGCCGATCAAACCGGCTACGGGACCCGAGAGGAGCAGGCTGATCGGTTTTTCCACGGCGACCTCGGCTGTGGCAATTCCGCCGTTGGATTGCATCAAATGCACGCCCGTATCGACACCCATTTCGATCAGCGTGTCTTTCAGCCGCTTAATGTACCGGCTTGTTTTCGGACCGATAAAAGCATTTAACGCGACGGTGCTGAACCTTTCATATTCGCGGTATTGCGGCAAGATTTCATTGCTGACGGATAAATAAGCTTCGGGGAACTCCTCCTGAATAATTTCTTTTACCCGATTTTCATGGGCCGGATTCTTAAATGAGAACATGAAGCAAACCGCAATTGCGTCGACCTTTGCTTCCTTCAGCTTTCTGACCTGCTCGCGGGTTTTTTCCTCATCCAACGGAATCAGCACGCTTCCGTCCGCAGATACTCTTTCCGGGACAACGAGACGATGGCGCCTCGCAATAAGAGGGTATTTCTGCCACGGCAGATCCTGATATAAAGAAAAGTTGTAGGGTCGCTTGTGGCGGGCAATATGCAAAATATCCCGGAAGCCTTCGGTCGTAATCATTCCGACGTTCGCGCCGTTGTGCTCCAGAACAATATTCGTCGCAACCGTAGTGCCGTGGAAAAACTGATCAATTTCAGAGGGCTGTATTCCTGCCGTTTCACATATCTCCGTCACACCCCGAATCACTGCTTCGGAAGGATCCGAAGGAGTGGACGGCACTTTATGAACCCACGATTGCCCGGTTTCTTCATGAATCAGGATCAAATCGGTAAACGTTCCTCCAACATCTACACCCAATCTAATCAATTTCGCTCCTCCTTTAACTTCTAACTTATGGTATTTAAGTCTTGGAATAAGTACGGTTTGCGATCCGCCAAAAAGGTGTACTGGCTTCGTGATTGGATAAGCTCCCGTTCCTTCAGGACAGCCGTTAAAACGGCCTCATCGGCATGATCGGCTTTCGCGAGCATTTCTCCGTTCGGCGCGACAATTTTACTCATTCCCAATCTGCTCCATGTTCCGATATCCCTTCCGATCATATGGGATCCGCCCCCGTTGCAAGCGATCACGAAGGCTTGGTTTTCCATCGCTCTCACCAGCGGCAGTTGATCCCAAAAGGCTTTCTTATACTCCGGCAAACCGATTCCGCCTTTGGCACCTCCCTCCCAAATCGATGACACGGAAACGATGATTTCCGCTCCTTTGACGGCCAAGGCTCTAGTGACTTCCGGAAACATGCAGTCATAGCAAATGCATATCCCTATTCTCCCGATCGGCGTTTCAAACACATCGATGCTTGTTCCGGACGTATAGTAGAGCTTTTCCAAACCGGGGAAATGAATTTTCCGGGCAACCCCGATAAGACCATCCGGGCCGATCAGCGCGGCGGAGTTATGCATCATGCCGATAACAGGGGAGCGTTCGGCAAAGCCGACAACTACATAGCACTGATGCTCCCGGGCCTTCATGATGATTGAATTCAGCTGCGGACCTTCAATCGCGATTGCCCCGTGATTCCAATACGCTTCCCGGCCGTTCGCATCGTGTTCGAAGAAATTGGTCACGCTCATTTCCGGAAACACGATTAATTCATTTCCGGTTTGGGCCAAGTTGTCGATTTGCGACTTGATGTAGTCGACATTGCGGTCCATCTCTCTCATCGGCCATGGCGAAAATTGCACGAGAGCAGCCTGTACAGATTGTTTCATTCATTCCTATCTCCTATCTTGAAAATTCTCCTCCGCACATTTTGATCCGGCGTGCCAGCGCCTGCGGCTTGGATAACCGGATTTAAAGCTCTTCATCCTTAATGTCCGCATACGGCTGAAAGATTTCCGGGGTAAAGGGCCGGATCGGTTCGCCCTGCAGGGCGCGATTCGGCCAATCTCTGTTGGCAAGCGCCCCTTTGCCGAGCGAGACAAGATCGGCCTCGCCTTTCGCCAGCAGGGCATCCGCTTTCAAGGGATCCTCCAGATTGCCGTTGGCAATGACGGGGACCCTTCCGTATTTTTTGGCGAGCGCAGCCAGTGACGAGCCCGTTCCGAAGGCCGGCAGCGCTGCATCATACTCGGTGACGTGGATAAAATCCGCCCCTGCTTGCGCCAGCCGGCTGAAGATGATCTCCGCATCCGATTCGCCGTCCTGCCATTTATGCTCGTAATCATTGACCTTGGCCTGTGAAATGCGGATTCCCACCGGATATTCAGGGCCGACCGCTTCCCGAATCCTTTGAACGACTTCGGCAGACAAACGGACCCGATTTTCTGTCGAGCCCCCGTATTCATCCGTGCGGCGATTCGTATAGTCCGTCAGGAATTCATCCAGGATGTAACCGTTGGCTCCATGAATTTCGACGCCGTCAAATCCGGCCTCGCGGGCATGGACAGCCGCTGCGGCAAAGCTGCCGATCACCTCCTGAATTTCCGCCCCGGTAATTTCACGGGGCAGCCTGTAAGCCCCGGCGCCCCGATACATGGCTAATTGTTCCCCCTTGGGCTGTACGGCGGAGGGAGCGACCGACACCGCGGTAAATCGATTGCCCTGCGATAAGGCGCCGGCGTGCATGATCTGGGAAAAGATGCGCGCGCCGCCATGATGGACGGCTTCGGTCAGCCTTCTCCATGATTCGATATGCTCCCGGCTTGTAAGTCCGGGCTGGTACAAATAGCCTTGGCTGCGGGATTCGTCGATATAGGTCCCCTCTGTAATAATCAGGCCGAAGCCTCCCTGTACAAACCTCAAGTAATATCGGATCATCCGCTCGGTCACCGAACCATCTTCAGCTGCGCTCACTCGGGTCATGGGCGCCAAGGCAATCCGGTTTTTGAGCTTCAGATTACCCAGCTGTACAGGAGAAAAAAGCTGTTCCATCTTTTACACCTCTTTTTTAGATTCATTATCCTGCGATCTCATTACTCCTCAACAATGGCAAACGCCCTGACAGGCGATCCGCTTCCGCCTTTAAATTTGAGAGGAATTCCATAGAACATAAATTCACCTTTGCCGACAAGCTCCTCCAGATTGACGAGCCATTCAAAGTGAGTAAGCCCTCTGTCCCTGCAGACGCGATGGTTGGCGAAGTGGTCCACATTCGGCGGGTCGGTGGAAGGTCCTTCGACTCCATGCACCTTGGAACCGCGGTCGGCAAGCCAGTGCGTTGCTTCGGCCGTAACGCCGGGATTGCTGGTTACGACGGAACGATTGGGATAATGGCGTTTATGAAGGCCGGTATTGAGCAATACAATATGACCGTCCACTTGAACCCCCGCTTTTTCCTGGGCAAGCTCCAGATCGGCAACCGTAATTTCACCCAGGTCGGGAATATGCGTCAGATCAAAGCATACGGCTTTGCCGAAAAACATTTCGAGAGGCATTTCATCAATAGTGGTTCCGGTTGGACTGAAATGATAGAAGGCGTCCACATGGGTGCCGACATGGTCCAGCATGCTGAAATGGCTGGTAGCGAACGAGATTCGATCACCCTCAACTCCAAGTTTCAGATCCTTGCTGAAGTCGTGTGTCCATCTCGGACCGTAGACCGGACTTTGAAAAAGCTTGTGCGCGGGAATATTGTCCTCAATGGTTAAGGTGAGGTCAACTACTCGTGTAGCCATTGTCAATCCAAATCCCTCCTTTGTTACTCATACAGATTTTGTTCAAGAATATTAGAAGCAATTTATATGCCAAGTTAAATCCTGTAGGCACAAGGAATTCACCGCGATTATGCAGAATATTAAATAATAACATTAATTTTCAAAACATTCAAAAAGGTGAGCCCATGGATATCTCGGTTATTTTAAGTCAAAACTATCGAATCATTTCCCATGAAGAATGGCAGCAGGCTTCCTTCACTCACAGGGAGTCGGAAATCGTTTTTCTTTGCGATCCGCAGGACAATCTGATCGGGGCCGTGGCATCGGACAACAGGAACAGAATCATTCCCGTCGGCCTTATATTCGTGGAAGATCTGGAGCGTTATATCGCCCAAAACAAGTGGGAGGAATTTTCTTTATGGTTTTGCAAGAATAAGCAGAATCAATTGTTGGGATGGGCGGACCGCGAATCGATCTATCGATTTCTTTATTTGAGAGGCAAAAAGCAGAATGATTTCTATCAGGCCCTGCTGTCTTCCTTTCCCCATCAATTAACCGTCGTTGACCATGAATCCGGCATTTGCTTTGCCAACCAAACCCTGCAGGATTTGGATGAGTCCAAGCTTGAATGGATTGAACAAAAGGTCAACAAAGTATATGGCGAGGCTTCCTGCAACGGAGCTTCCGCAGGCGCTCTTCAAGTTTATTGGGATGCCGAGCAAATCGAGGAATTGCCGATGAATCTGGCCAATTACTCGAATATGTTCATTGACCTGAAGGCCGTCTTTGAGTCGAGCTATGATGTTATCTTTGTGACGGACGGAGAAGGAAAAACGCTGCGGGTAAGCTCGGCGTGCAAGAAATTTTTCGGTTACGATGCGGAGTACTTCATAGGAAAAAGCATCTATGAATTAGAGAAAAAGGGGACGTTCAAGCCTTCGATCACCCGCTTGGTATTGGAAAGCAAGGAGAAGGTGCAGGAAATCCAAATCACCTCGACGGGACGAAGGCTGATGGTTTTGGGGACGCCGGTCAAGGACAAGAATGGGAAAATTATCCGCGTTGTAAACGTGTCCCGGGACATCACACAGGAAAGCCAGCTGAAGTCCGAGCTTGAGGTGATTCGGGCACTGATGGAAGGCTACAAACGTGAGCTCAAGCAGCTTAAGCAGATGGCGATGCGGGATGATTCCTTTATTTTCAAGAGCGAAAAAATGGAGAACGCCGTAACCCTGGCCAGCAAGGTCGCTGAGGTGGATTCGACGGTTCTCATCTTAGGGGAATCCGGTGTGGGCAAAGAATTGATTGCCTCCTACATCCATCAGAACAGCCATCGGAGAGACAAGCCTTTTATCAAACTGAATTGCGGGGCCATACCGGAAAATTTGCTGGAATCGGAATTGTTCGGCTACGAAAAGGGCGCATTTACCGGCGCTTCCAAGGACGGGAAAAAGGGCACGTTCGAATTGGCGAATGAAGGGACATTGTTTTTGGACGAAATCGGGGAGATCCCTCTGCCGCTTCAGGTGAAATTGCTGCGGGTGCTTCAGGAGAACGAGCTGGTCCGGTTGGGCGGAACCAAACCGATCAAGCTGAATGTGCGGATCATTGCGGCAACGAACCGCAATCTCCAGGAAGAAACGAAGAAGGGCAACTTTCGGGAGGACTTGTACTACCGGCTGAACGTCGTCCCTGTGTATATTCCCCCGCTGCGGGAACGAAAAGAGGATATCCTGCCGCTGACTCTATTTTTTATCGAGAAATATAATGAAAAATACAAGAAAAACAAAGTTTTCTCGCAAGAGGTGCTGGAATTTTTGCAGGCCTACAACTGGGAGGGAAATGTAAGAGAATTGCAAAATATCGTGGAAAGGCTCGTCGTGATTACCGATCAAAATTTGGTTGAAAAAAAACATCTGCCCGAAATGATGCTGAATTCGCAAAATGCCCAATCGCGAATTACGGTTTCGGATGTCATGCCTTTAAAGGAAGCGGTAAACATCCTGGAAAGAAAGCTGCTGCTGCTGGCCAAGAAAAAGTACGGAACAACGACGGAGATGGCCAGAGTCTTGGGAGTCGATCAATCAACAATCAGCAGAAAAATCACAAAATTTATGCAGTAATACATAATTGTTTATGCAAAACGGCAAGTTCTTCATTATTCATTTTTTTGAATATTAGATCCAATATATCGAAAACGTTCATGCAAAACTGCATATTGACGGAAGCGCTTGTAAGGAAGCGGCGGTTAAGTCCCCGGCCTGATTTGGCATGAATCTTGCTTATATATCTGAACATTGAATATTTTAATCCTCGAAAAGGAGATGAGATGGGAATGGCAAAGAAGGAGATTTTCGTAGCGTATGGTGTTGACGTCGATGCCGTTGCAGGTTGGCTTGGTTCATATGGAGGGGAAGATTCGCCCGACGATATTTCGCGCGGACTGTTTGCCGGCGAGGTGGGAACCCCCCGTTTATTGAAGCTGTTTGAAAAGTATAATTTGCAAACGACTTGGTTTATTCCCGGACATTCCATCGAAACGTTCCCCGAGCAGACCCAAATGGTTGTTGAGGGCGGACACGAAATCGGCATTCACGGCTACTCTCATGAGAACCCGATTGCCATGACGCCGAAACAGGAAGAAGATATCCTGCTCAAGTGCATCGATTTGGTTGAAAGCGTATCGGGGAAAAGACCTACCGGATATGTTGCTCCTTGGTGGGAATTTTCAAATGTGACCAATGAGCTCCTGTTAAAGCACGGGATTAAATATGATCACAGCTTGATGCATAACGATTTTTCCCCATATTATGTTCGCGTGGGCGACAACTGGACAAGGATCGATTATTCCCGGCAGGCCGATGCTTGGATGAAACCGCTGCAGCGGGGCACGGAAACGGATTTGATCGAAATTCCGGCCAACTGGTATTTGGATGATCTTCCGCCGATGATGTTCATAAAGAAATCGCCGAACAGCCACGGCTTTGTCAATCCGCGCGATATTGAACAGATGTGGCGCGACCAATTCGATTGGGTATACCGCGAGCATGATTATGCCGTATTCACCATGACCGTTCATCCTGATGTAAGCGGCAGACCCCAGGTGCTTCTGATGCATGAAAGGCTGATTGAATATATTAACGGACATGACGGCGTGCGTTGGGCAACCTTTAACGAAATTGCCGATGATTATGCCAAGCGTTTCCCCCGATCGAAATAATTGATAAGTAAAAAGATTTTATGAATCCGTGTACTTGGTGTGAAGGAAACTTCTTAAGCGCCAAGTACATTTTAACAAAGGGGGATAAGCATGAAGTTAAAAGGCCGGACGGCCATCGTCACGGGAGCGGGACAGGGAATGGGTGAGGCGATCGCAATCGCTTATGCCAAAGAAGGGGCAGATCTGTCTCTCAATATTTACGGCCAAAGCCAAGCGAAGCTTAAAGCATTGACGGATGAGCTTTCCTCCTACGGCGGGAAAGTGATCGTCACGGAAGGGGATATCACAAAGACCGAGGTTGTGCGGAGCCTGATTGAGAGCACGGTCTGCACCTTCGGCCGCATCGATATTCTGGTCAACAATGCCGGGATTCTTACTCAGAGTCTCATTCAGGACATGAGCATTGAAATGTGGGATCGAATGCTTGAAGTGGATTTGAAGAGTGTTTTCTTAACGACCAGGCTCGCGGTTCCCTATATGATTGAACAACGCTGGGGCCGGATCATCAACATGGCCTCCCAGCTCGGGCAAAAAGGCGGGATCGAGCTCAGCCATTATGCCGCGGCCAAAGCCGGCGTAATCGGGTTTACCAAATCCGTAGCGCTTGAACTCGGACAGTATGGAATTACCGCCAACTGCATTGCGCCGGGTCCGATTGAGACACAGATGGTCGCCGATATCGACGAGAACTGGAAAGCCTGGAAAAAATCCCAGCTTGCGATACCCCGCTTCGGACGGGTGGAGGAAGTGGCGCCGACTGCCGTACTGCTTGCGTCGGATCCGGATGGAAACCTGTACACAGGGCAAACCTTGGGGCCCAACAGCGGAGATGTGATGTTCTGACAAGGGAGGTTTATCTGGATTATGTGTGTATTATGCGGGGAATTTGTGATGCAGGTTCATTGGACGGATCGGCCTTTAGACGACAGGAATGCTTCGGAATCGGTGGTGACGGGAGATTTGCAGCGGGCCAGGCTGCGCGGGCGCAGCCACAGGACGCGCCTTACCAACCAAATCCTTCGGTTCTACGGGCTGCGCCTGGATGATTG encodes:
- a CDS encoding SDR family NAD(P)-dependent oxidoreductase — translated: MKLKGRTAIVTGAGQGMGEAIAIAYAKEGADLSLNIYGQSQAKLKALTDELSSYGGKVIVTEGDITKTEVVRSLIESTVCTFGRIDILVNNAGILTQSLIQDMSIEMWDRMLEVDLKSVFLTTRLAVPYMIEQRWGRIINMASQLGQKGGIELSHYAAAKAGVIGFTKSVALELGQYGITANCIAPGPIETQMVADIDENWKAWKKSQLAIPRFGRVEEVAPTAVLLASDPDGNLYTGQTLGPNSGDVMF
- a CDS encoding sigma-54 interaction domain-containing protein, which encodes MDISVILSQNYRIISHEEWQQASFTHRESEIVFLCDPQDNLIGAVASDNRNRIIPVGLIFVEDLERYIAQNKWEEFSLWFCKNKQNQLLGWADRESIYRFLYLRGKKQNDFYQALLSSFPHQLTVVDHESGICFANQTLQDLDESKLEWIEQKVNKVYGEASCNGASAGALQVYWDAEQIEELPMNLANYSNMFIDLKAVFESSYDVIFVTDGEGKTLRVSSACKKFFGYDAEYFIGKSIYELEKKGTFKPSITRLVLESKEKVQEIQITSTGRRLMVLGTPVKDKNGKIIRVVNVSRDITQESQLKSELEVIRALMEGYKRELKQLKQMAMRDDSFIFKSEKMENAVTLASKVAEVDSTVLILGESGVGKELIASYIHQNSHRRDKPFIKLNCGAIPENLLESELFGYEKGAFTGASKDGKKGTFELANEGTLFLDEIGEIPLPLQVKLLRVLQENELVRLGGTKPIKLNVRIIAATNRNLQEETKKGNFREDLYYRLNVVPVYIPPLRERKEDILPLTLFFIEKYNEKYKKNKVFSQEVLEFLQAYNWEGNVRELQNIVERLVVITDQNLVEKKHLPEMMLNSQNAQSRITVSDVMPLKEAVNILERKLLLLAKKKYGTTTEMARVLGVDQSTISRKITKFMQ
- a CDS encoding polysaccharide deacetylase family protein, with product MAKKEIFVAYGVDVDAVAGWLGSYGGEDSPDDISRGLFAGEVGTPRLLKLFEKYNLQTTWFIPGHSIETFPEQTQMVVEGGHEIGIHGYSHENPIAMTPKQEEDILLKCIDLVESVSGKRPTGYVAPWWEFSNVTNELLLKHGIKYDHSLMHNDFSPYYVRVGDNWTRIDYSRQADAWMKPLQRGTETDLIEIPANWYLDDLPPMMFIKKSPNSHGFVNPRDIEQMWRDQFDWVYREHDYAVFTMTVHPDVSGRPQVLLMHERLIEYINGHDGVRWATFNEIADDYAKRFPRSK